In Gemmatimonadaceae bacterium, the following are encoded in one genomic region:
- a CDS encoding Ig-like domain-containing protein has product MPVAPARPARPQSSRPARRRPGALQRGLLRATLAGALTLAACGGDPDTPTPGQTATVTSVRVNPATATVDVGATTQLSALALNGSGLVVPGRTVTWASQTPALATVSADGVVTGVAVGTATIAATADGKTGTATVAVTLPPSARCDARDSITVGQVITGAIGSTDCVLADGSHADKYILTLTEARAVRINMAAATLDAFLTLQNAATGTVIAENDDGNGPPYEGSRIELLLTAGRYVITATTFEDDGFGAYELSVTPGSQACIDARVFNSPGTVTDTLTAASCVLSDTSYVDRYSLTVPIGRTYTVTMRSAAFDAFMWMENTASGEMVGRNDDGGGGALGRDARISVLLPAGTYTINANSARPRATGEYTLAVEEDQCDATRAITIGSTVTDTLSTTGCRLTDGSYVRRYLLTLAASTPVRLDATSTQFDPYLILQQAGVSATLAEDDDSGPGTNAQLLQVLPAGSYVVTVTSATSSEVGTFTLAIAGAASGTAAVAVTPATLALTPGQEQLLTSTVTGVSNTAVLWTSSAPGIATVSAAGTVRAITAGTATITATSAADPSKSARSEVTVTDGGSANLDIPLVYVTQSMQTPDGKVPLVSGRATIARVFVRGSRSGLGTAAVRVRFYDGAALLGTVTGTAPVATALDEACCAADIPVPAAYLRDGATMVADVDPANAVAESNEGDNAWPLAGSSKAIRLVSVQPISIQLVPVRHRGSGLVGPSTTTIAELMPRMYPVSTVNVAVHAEYTTDSPALTDGNSWIVMLRQMDILRSVENGTAYYFAVMHQGAAPGVIGIATLTGFAGVGISTPIGEAQETLAHEFGHSFGRNHSPTPSACGTPADVDENYPRPDGTLGNTGYDLGTSQTYPSSRYDIMGYCDDTWASAYTYLGILAYLRSGVLPLSGTIAVPSQTLLINGSLQGGVIDLDPVFTTTGRPTPSRAGRFVAEGLASDGRVLFTHRFTGRAVADADPSMQVFSERVAWDAARNGTVASIRVRDDGGSARAGVLLRAGSWTTGPTPGVSLRVDSDPQLATRSSGAGRFELTWNVARYPAVIVRSRRTGEVLAIGARGAISFGAGSLADVDLLLSDGVSSTTRQLSTGAAP; this is encoded by the coding sequence ATGCCGGTCGCGCCAGCCCGCCCTGCTCGCCCCCAGTCGTCACGCCCGGCGCGCCGCCGCCCGGGAGCGCTGCAACGCGGTCTCCTGCGCGCCACGCTCGCGGGGGCGCTCACGCTCGCCGCGTGTGGCGGTGATCCGGACACGCCCACGCCGGGCCAGACGGCGACCGTGACCTCGGTGCGCGTGAATCCAGCCACCGCCACGGTGGATGTGGGGGCGACGACCCAGCTCTCCGCGCTCGCCCTGAACGGGTCAGGCCTCGTGGTGCCGGGGCGGACGGTCACCTGGGCGTCGCAGACCCCTGCCCTCGCCACCGTCAGCGCTGACGGCGTCGTGACAGGGGTGGCCGTGGGCACGGCCACCATCGCCGCCACCGCCGACGGGAAGACCGGCACCGCCACCGTCGCAGTCACGCTGCCCCCCTCGGCCCGCTGCGACGCGCGGGACTCGATCACGGTCGGCCAGGTGATCACCGGCGCGATCGGCAGCACCGACTGCGTGCTCGCCGACGGCAGCCACGCCGACAAGTACATCCTCACGCTGACCGAGGCGCGTGCCGTCCGCATCAACATGGCCGCCGCCACGCTCGACGCCTTCCTCACGCTGCAGAATGCGGCCACCGGCACGGTGATCGCCGAGAACGACGACGGCAACGGGCCACCGTACGAGGGGTCCCGCATCGAGCTGCTGCTCACGGCGGGCCGCTACGTGATCACCGCCACGACCTTCGAGGACGACGGCTTCGGCGCCTACGAACTGAGTGTCACACCCGGCTCGCAGGCCTGCATCGACGCGCGGGTCTTCAACTCGCCGGGCACGGTCACCGACACCCTGACCGCGGCCAGCTGCGTGCTGTCCGACACGAGCTACGTGGACCGGTACTCACTGACCGTCCCCATCGGCCGCACCTACACGGTCACCATGCGCAGCGCGGCGTTCGACGCCTTCATGTGGATGGAGAACACGGCCTCGGGCGAGATGGTTGGCCGCAACGACGACGGCGGTGGCGGCGCGCTCGGCCGCGACGCGCGCATCTCGGTGCTGCTGCCGGCCGGCACGTACACGATCAATGCCAACAGTGCGCGGCCCCGCGCCACCGGCGAGTACACACTGGCGGTCGAGGAGGACCAGTGTGACGCGACCCGCGCCATCACAATCGGCAGCACGGTCACCGACACCCTGAGCACCACCGGCTGCCGCCTCACCGACGGCAGTTACGTGCGACGATACCTGCTGACACTCGCGGCATCGACACCGGTGCGCCTCGACGCCACCAGCACGCAGTTCGACCCGTACCTGATCCTCCAGCAGGCGGGGGTGTCCGCGACCCTGGCGGAGGACGACGACAGCGGCCCGGGGACCAACGCCCAGCTCCTGCAGGTGCTCCCGGCCGGCAGCTACGTCGTCACGGTCACGTCCGCAACGTCGTCCGAGGTGGGCACGTTCACGCTGGCAATCGCGGGCGCGGCATCGGGCACCGCCGCGGTGGCGGTCACACCGGCCACGCTCGCGCTCACCCCCGGCCAGGAGCAACTCCTCACCAGCACCGTCACCGGTGTGAGCAACACCGCCGTGCTCTGGACCAGCAGCGCGCCGGGCATCGCCACGGTGAGTGCCGCCGGCACGGTCCGCGCGATCACCGCCGGCACCGCCACCATCACCGCCACCTCGGCGGCGGATCCTTCGAAGTCGGCGCGCAGCGAGGTGACCGTCACCGACGGTGGCAGCGCCAACCTGGACATCCCGCTCGTGTACGTCACCCAGTCCATGCAGACGCCGGACGGGAAGGTGCCGCTGGTCTCGGGGCGTGCCACGATCGCGCGCGTGTTCGTGCGCGGCAGCCGCTCCGGGCTCGGCACCGCGGCGGTACGAGTCCGCTTCTACGATGGCGCCGCGCTGCTCGGCACCGTGACCGGCACCGCGCCGGTTGCCACGGCGCTCGACGAGGCCTGCTGCGCCGCCGACATCCCGGTGCCGGCCGCGTACCTCCGTGACGGCGCCACGATGGTGGCGGACGTGGATCCCGCGAACGCCGTCGCCGAGTCGAACGAGGGCGACAACGCGTGGCCGCTCGCGGGCAGCTCCAAGGCGATCCGCCTGGTGAGCGTGCAGCCGATCAGCATCCAGCTCGTCCCGGTGCGGCACCGCGGCTCCGGGCTGGTGGGCCCGAGCACCACCACCATCGCGGAGCTGATGCCGCGCATGTACCCGGTGTCCACCGTGAACGTGGCGGTGCACGCCGAGTACACCACCGACAGCCCGGCGCTCACGGACGGCAACTCGTGGATCGTGATGCTCCGCCAGATGGACATCCTGCGCAGCGTCGAGAATGGCACGGCGTACTACTTCGCTGTCATGCACCAGGGGGCGGCCCCGGGCGTGATCGGCATCGCCACGCTCACCGGCTTCGCCGGCGTGGGCATCAGCACGCCGATCGGCGAGGCGCAGGAGACGCTCGCACACGAGTTCGGGCACAGCTTCGGGCGGAACCACTCGCCCACGCCGTCCGCCTGCGGCACGCCGGCCGACGTGGACGAGAACTATCCGCGGCCCGACGGCACCCTCGGCAACACCGGCTACGACCTCGGCACCAGCCAGACCTACCCGTCGTCGCGCTACGACATCATGGGCTACTGCGACGACACCTGGGCCAGCGCCTACACCTACCTCGGCATCCTGGCCTACCTGCGCAGCGGCGTGCTGCCGCTCAGCGGCACGATCGCGGTGCCGTCGCAGACGCTGCTGATCAACGGGTCGCTGCAGGGCGGCGTGATCGACCTCGACCCCGTGTTCACCACCACGGGCAGGCCCACGCCCAGCCGCGCCGGCCGGTTCGTGGCCGAGGGACTGGCGAGCGACGGACGCGTGCTCTTCACGCACCGGTTCACCGGTCGCGCCGTGGCCGACGCCGACCCGTCGATGCAGGTGTTCAGTGAGCGCGTGGCCTGGGATGCCGCGCGCAACGGCACCGTCGCCAGCATCCGGGTGCGTGACGACGGTGGTTCCGCCCGCGCCGGCGTGCTGCTCCGCGCCGGCAGCTGGACCACGGGCCCGACACCCGGCGTGAGCCTGCGCGTGGATTCCGATCCGCAACTCGCCACACGCAGCAGCGGTGCCGGCCGCTTCGAACTGACCTGGAACGTCGCGCGCTATCCCGCGGTCATCGTGCGCAGCCGGCGCACCGGCGAGGTGCTCGCGATCGGCGCACGTGGCGCCATCTCCTTCGGAGCCGGTTCGCTGGCCGACGTGGACCTGCTGCTCTCCGACGGCGTGTCGAGCACCACGCGCCAGCTCTCCACCGGCGCGGCACCGTGA
- a CDS encoding BlaI/MecI/CopY family transcriptional regulator translates to MPTFTSRELDIMTVLWQRGASTAAEVRDALAAEGIELAYNTVLTILRILQEKGHVGHEAEGRAHRFRSLVARDAASRTAVRRLLDGLFDRSPEALLTHLVRDEGLDRAALERLRALLDSELSATESADDRGDA, encoded by the coding sequence GTGCCGACGTTCACGAGTCGCGAGCTGGACATCATGACGGTGTTGTGGCAGCGGGGGGCCTCCACGGCGGCGGAGGTGCGGGACGCACTGGCGGCGGAGGGGATCGAGCTGGCGTACAACACCGTGCTGACGATCCTCCGGATCCTGCAGGAGAAGGGGCATGTGGGACACGAGGCGGAAGGGCGGGCCCATCGGTTCCGTTCCCTCGTGGCGCGCGACGCGGCGTCGCGGACGGCGGTGCGGCGCCTGCTCGACGGCCTGTTCGACCGGTCGCCGGAGGCGTTGCTGACCCACCTCGTGCGCGACGAGGGGCTGGACCGAGCGGCGCTGGAGCGGCTGCGGGCGCTGCTGGACTCGGAGCTGTCGGCGACGGAGTCGGCGGACGACCGGGGTGACGCATGA
- a CDS encoding ABC transporter ATP-binding protein: protein MPPRRPPPSVDPIARSGNAPTRSLRDRLGAIRNIPPFLALIWATSRSLTVWTVLLRLVRAVLPVLTLYVGKLIIDGVIVRVGAGGVPASLSGWLSAVASERLLWLLAAEFGLAVSSDVLGRLVSLLDSLLSEQFSNDTSVRLMEHAATLDLEDFEDSEQQDKLERARRQASGRMTLMNQLFGQAQDAITIVSFGIGMVAYAPLLILLLFVALIPAFLGEAYFNERSYSLAYSRTADRRELDYIRQTGASVETAKEVKIFGLNGFLIERYRRLANDFYDANRRLAIRRAAWGGGLTALGTLGYYAAYAMIVFRTLTGQFSIGDLTFLAGSFRRLRNLLEGLLIGFTQTASQALYLDDLFSFFEVQPEIRSPANPRPFPPVLQGGIVFEDVGFRYPGAERWAVRHLSFTLRAGEVLALVGENGAGKTTIVKLLARLYDPDEGRILVDGHDMSEYDIGALRANIGVIFQDFVRFNMTAGENISVGRIDARGDQARITAAADRSLASDVIARLPRGYDTPLGKRFRKGVDLSGGEWQKVAIARAYMRDAQLLILDEPTAALDARAEYEVFQRFKELSDGKTGVLISHRFSSVRMADRILVLADGRVESSGTHAELLAQRGRYAELFELQAAGYR from the coding sequence ATGCCGCCGCGCCGCCCGCCACCGTCCGTCGATCCCATCGCCCGCAGCGGCAATGCGCCGACGCGCTCGTTGCGGGACCGGCTCGGCGCGATCCGCAACATCCCCCCGTTCCTGGCGCTGATCTGGGCCACCAGCCGCTCGCTGACGGTGTGGACGGTGCTGCTCCGGCTGGTGAGGGCGGTGCTGCCGGTGCTCACGTTGTACGTGGGCAAGCTGATCATCGACGGGGTGATCGTGCGCGTGGGAGCCGGCGGCGTGCCGGCCTCGCTCAGCGGCTGGCTCTCGGCCGTTGCGTCGGAGCGGCTGCTCTGGCTGCTGGCGGCGGAGTTCGGGTTGGCGGTCAGCTCGGACGTGCTGGGGCGGCTTGTGTCCCTGCTCGACTCGCTGCTCTCGGAGCAGTTCTCGAACGACACCAGCGTGCGCCTCATGGAGCACGCCGCCACGCTCGACCTCGAGGACTTCGAGGACAGTGAGCAGCAGGACAAGCTGGAACGCGCACGCCGTCAGGCGTCGGGCCGCATGACGCTGATGAACCAGCTCTTCGGCCAGGCGCAGGATGCCATCACCATCGTGAGCTTCGGCATCGGCATGGTGGCCTACGCACCGTTGCTGATCCTGCTGCTGTTCGTCGCGCTGATCCCGGCCTTCCTCGGCGAGGCGTACTTCAACGAGCGCAGCTACTCGCTGGCGTACTCGCGCACCGCGGACCGCCGCGAGCTGGACTACATCCGGCAGACCGGCGCCAGCGTCGAGACGGCGAAGGAAGTGAAGATCTTCGGGCTCAATGGCTTCCTGATCGAGCGCTACCGTCGCCTGGCCAACGATTTCTATGACGCGAACCGCCGTCTCGCCATCCGCCGTGCGGCGTGGGGGGGCGGACTCACGGCGCTCGGCACGCTGGGCTACTACGCCGCGTACGCGATGATCGTGTTCCGCACGCTCACGGGCCAGTTCTCGATCGGCGACCTGACCTTCCTGGCCGGCTCGTTCCGCCGCCTGCGCAACCTGCTGGAAGGGTTGCTGATCGGCTTCACGCAGACCGCCAGCCAGGCGCTGTACCTCGATGACCTGTTCTCGTTCTTCGAGGTGCAGCCCGAGATCCGCTCCCCCGCGAACCCGCGGCCGTTCCCGCCGGTGCTTCAGGGGGGAATCGTGTTCGAGGACGTGGGATTTCGCTATCCCGGCGCCGAGCGGTGGGCGGTGCGGCACCTGAGCTTCACGCTGCGTGCGGGCGAGGTGCTGGCACTGGTGGGTGAGAACGGGGCCGGGAAGACGACGATCGTGAAGCTGCTGGCCCGGCTCTACGATCCCGACGAGGGCCGCATCCTCGTGGACGGGCACGACATGAGCGAGTATGACATCGGCGCGCTGCGGGCGAACATCGGGGTGATCTTCCAGGACTTCGTGCGCTTCAACATGACGGCGGGCGAGAACATCTCGGTCGGCCGGATCGACGCGCGCGGGGACCAGGCGCGGATCACCGCCGCCGCCGACCGCAGCCTGGCCAGCGACGTCATCGCCCGGCTGCCGCGGGGCTACGACACCCCCCTCGGCAAGCGCTTCCGGAAGGGCGTGGACCTGAGCGGTGGCGAATGGCAGAAGGTGGCGATCGCGCGCGCCTACATGCGCGACGCGCAGCTCCTGATCCTCGACGAGCCCACCGCGGCCCTCGATGCGCGGGCCGAGTACGAGGTGTTCCAGCGCTTCAAGGAGCTGAGCGACGGCAAGACCGGCGTGCTGATCTCGCACCGGTTCTCGAGCGTGCGCATGGCCGACCGCATCCTCGTGCTGGCCGACGGCCGGGTGGAGTCGTCGGGCACCCACGCCGAGCTGCTCGCGCAGCGGGGGCGCTATGCGGAGCTGTTCGAGCTGCAGGCGGCAGGGTACCGCTGA
- a CDS encoding GMC family oxidoreductase, which yields MAAYQLAVAGLKVLVLEAGRTYDPVRETPMFKLPRQAPLLGAGTKHKPFGFYDATVDGGWEVPGEPYTNAPGTDFKWWRSRMLGGRTNHWGRISLRMGEYDFKPKTRDGLGADWPLTYQELAPYYDRTEMLIGVYGGDDDLENTPGSPAGVLQPAPVPRATELLTKKHAAPLGIPVIPAHLAIMTQRQDADVLPKKIHPDNPLAQRVLAQSMRQRAACLWATPCGWGCSVKANFQSTTVLLPPALLTGNVDIVPDAMVREVTVDATGKATGVNYIDKTTRTDRKVTARIVVLAASAGETARIMLNSKSSLFPNGVSNGSGLVGKYLMDTVGAGIGGQIPALENLPPHNTDGASGMHMYMPWWLYKEQLAGKLGFARGYHVEFGGGRGMPGPGIFGGMDALTNGAYGKRLKEEARRYYGSWMWFDGRGEMIPNEDSYCEIDPNVVDQWGIPVLRFHWKWSEHETKQAAHMVKTFAEVIEAMGGTVNEKVETDGAKVIAAGGQIIHEVGTCRMGTDPKTSVLNQYCQSWEVKNLFVTDGAPFVSNADKNPTLSILALAWRTCDHILAEMQRGNI from the coding sequence ATGGCAGCCTACCAGCTCGCCGTGGCGGGCCTGAAGGTCCTCGTGCTGGAAGCCGGTCGGACCTACGACCCGGTCCGCGAGACGCCGATGTTCAAGCTGCCGCGCCAGGCCCCGCTGCTCGGTGCCGGCACGAAGCACAAGCCCTTCGGCTTCTACGACGCGACTGTCGATGGCGGCTGGGAGGTGCCCGGTGAGCCGTACACCAACGCCCCCGGCACCGACTTCAAGTGGTGGCGCTCCCGCATGCTTGGCGGGCGCACCAACCACTGGGGCCGCATCTCGCTGCGGATGGGTGAGTACGACTTCAAGCCGAAGACGCGCGACGGCCTCGGCGCCGACTGGCCGCTGACGTACCAGGAACTGGCGCCGTACTACGACCGCACCGAGATGCTGATCGGCGTCTACGGCGGCGACGACGACCTCGAGAACACCCCCGGCTCACCGGCTGGTGTGCTGCAGCCTGCCCCGGTCCCGCGCGCGACCGAGCTGCTGACGAAGAAGCACGCCGCGCCACTGGGCATCCCGGTGATCCCGGCGCACCTCGCGATCATGACGCAGCGGCAGGATGCCGACGTGCTGCCGAAGAAGATCCACCCTGACAACCCGCTGGCGCAACGCGTGCTGGCGCAGTCGATGCGGCAGCGTGCCGCCTGCCTGTGGGCCACGCCGTGCGGGTGGGGCTGCAGCGTGAAGGCGAACTTCCAGTCCACCACCGTGCTCCTGCCGCCGGCACTGCTCACCGGCAACGTGGACATCGTGCCGGATGCGATGGTGCGCGAGGTCACGGTGGATGCGACGGGCAAGGCGACGGGGGTGAACTACATCGACAAGACCACGCGCACCGACCGGAAGGTCACCGCGCGCATCGTGGTGCTGGCCGCCAGCGCCGGCGAGACCGCACGCATCATGCTGAACTCGAAGAGCTCCCTCTTCCCGAACGGCGTGTCCAACGGCAGTGGCCTGGTCGGCAAGTACCTGATGGACACCGTGGGTGCCGGCATCGGCGGGCAGATCCCCGCGCTCGAGAACCTGCCGCCGCACAACACCGACGGCGCCAGCGGCATGCACATGTACATGCCGTGGTGGCTGTACAAGGAGCAGCTCGCGGGCAAGCTCGGGTTCGCACGCGGATATCACGTGGAGTTCGGCGGCGGACGCGGCATGCCGGGGCCCGGCATCTTCGGCGGGATGGACGCGCTCACCAACGGCGCGTACGGCAAGCGCCTGAAGGAGGAGGCGCGCCGCTACTACGGGAGCTGGATGTGGTTCGACGGGCGTGGCGAGATGATCCCGAACGAGGACTCGTACTGCGAGATCGACCCGAACGTGGTGGACCAGTGGGGCATCCCGGTGCTGCGCTTCCACTGGAAGTGGTCGGAGCACGAGACGAAGCAGGCCGCGCACATGGTGAAGACCTTCGCAGAGGTGATCGAGGCGATGGGCGGCACGGTGAACGAAAAGGTGGAAACCGACGGCGCGAAGGTGATCGCGGCCGGTGGCCAGATCATCCACGAGGTGGGCACCTGCCGCATGGGCACCGACCCGAAGACGTCGGTGCTCAACCAGTACTGCCAGTCGTGGGAAGTGAAGAACCTCTTCGTGACCGACGGCGCCCCGTTCGTGTCGAACGCCGACAAGAACCCCACGCTCTCGATCCTCGCCCTCGCGTGGCGCACCTGTGATCACATCCTGGCCGAGATGCAGCGGGGGAACATTTGA
- a CDS encoding gluconate 2-dehydrogenase subunit 3 family protein, translating into MSDEQDTTPMDRREALKVIATAAAAASLGDAALPSTADAQATVQIAPRRRPAAAAPPKTGPRGTPTDPDLLNARANWPRLLSAPELATLTALCDMIIPADDRSPAASTVGVPAYINEYVSAPYDWAERSLVRVRGGLAWLDVESAKRFGKQFVQLTVAQRTPICDDICYWMTAKPEFKAAARFFGEIRNLTQSGFYTSDAGMRDLGYVGNVPLAKFDAPPPEVLRKLGLA; encoded by the coding sequence ATGAGCGACGAACAGGACACCACCCCGATGGACCGGCGCGAGGCGCTGAAGGTGATCGCGACGGCGGCTGCCGCCGCCTCACTCGGCGACGCCGCCCTCCCGTCGACCGCGGACGCACAGGCGACGGTGCAGATCGCACCCCGTCGCCGGCCGGCCGCCGCCGCGCCACCGAAGACCGGGCCGCGTGGCACACCCACCGACCCCGACCTGCTGAACGCCAGGGCGAACTGGCCGCGCCTCCTGAGTGCGCCGGAGCTGGCGACGCTCACGGCACTCTGCGACATGATCATCCCGGCCGACGACAGGAGTCCGGCCGCGTCCACGGTCGGTGTGCCAGCGTACATCAACGAGTATGTGAGCGCCCCGTACGACTGGGCCGAACGGTCGCTCGTGCGCGTGCGCGGCGGCCTCGCCTGGCTCGATGTCGAGAGCGCCAAGCGGTTCGGCAAGCAATTCGTGCAACTCACCGTGGCGCAGCGCACGCCGATCTGCGACGACATCTGCTACTGGATGACGGCGAAGCCTGAGTTCAAGGCCGCCGCCCGCTTCTTCGGCGAGATCCGCAACCTGACGCAGAGCGGCTTCTACACCAGTGATGCCGGCATGCGGGATCTGGGCTACGTCGGCAACGTCCCGCTGGCCAAGTTCGACGCGCCGCCGCCGGAAGTGTTGCGCAAGCTCGGGCTGGCCTGA
- a CDS encoding PEP-CTERM sorting domain-containing protein, whose amino-acid sequence MKKIAVLTAAIGALLLSPGTALAQSAPVCTAATTMTAFSGYVACAGSFGGNLNGSASELTDLSTLFGGVWTYLGKSDDSAAGPFAGDPAGTTSGTITFDALITGKFVLGVKASNRYSFYEFDGGLAGIISLPYETIGVAVNVRGLPQDVSHIALYSGPASSVVPEPSTYALMGTGLLGLGALVRRRRSGN is encoded by the coding sequence ATGAAGAAGATCGCTGTGCTCACGGCGGCAATCGGTGCCCTCCTTCTCTCGCCGGGCACGGCCCTGGCGCAATCGGCTCCCGTCTGCACCGCTGCCACGACCATGACCGCGTTCAGCGGCTATGTCGCCTGCGCCGGCTCGTTCGGCGGGAACCTCAACGGGTCTGCGAGCGAACTGACGGATCTCTCGACGTTGTTCGGCGGCGTCTGGACCTACCTCGGCAAGTCGGACGACTCGGCCGCAGGACCGTTCGCTGGCGACCCCGCAGGGACGACGTCCGGCACGATCACGTTCGACGCGCTGATCACCGGCAAGTTCGTGCTCGGCGTGAAGGCGTCGAATCGCTATTCGTTCTACGAGTTCGATGGCGGCCTGGCCGGCATCATCTCGCTGCCGTACGAGACCATCGGCGTGGCGGTGAACGTGCGTGGCCTTCCGCAGGACGTCTCCCACATCGCGCTTTACAGTGGTCCGGCGAGCAGCGTGGTCCCCGAGCCGTCCACCTACGCGCTGATGGGCACCGGGCTGCTGGGCTTGGGCGCGTTGGTGCGCCGGCGCCGCAGCGGGAACTGA
- a CDS encoding DUF1080 domain-containing protein: MTNRMAWLAIGAAVTAPHLVGAQARALFNGRDLSGWHADVPVRDTTPSMPSPFSVRDGMIVVAGEPRGHLITDAVHRNYRLEVEYRFTGTPGNAGVLVHASTPRALYAMFPKSIEVQMESGNAGDFWCIVEDITVPDMERRRGPRAEWGITEGKGRRIRHLVDGREHAVGEWNRIVIEASGRAITVWVNGTLVNRGTRATADRGQIALQSEGAPLEIRSVRLTPMRARR, translated from the coding sequence ATGACGAACCGGATGGCATGGCTGGCAATCGGAGCCGCAGTGACGGCGCCGCACCTGGTGGGTGCGCAGGCACGCGCCCTGTTCAACGGCCGTGACCTGAGCGGCTGGCACGCCGATGTGCCGGTGCGCGACACGACTCCGTCCATGCCATCGCCGTTCAGCGTCCGCGATGGGATGATCGTGGTCGCCGGCGAACCGCGCGGGCACCTCATCACCGATGCCGTGCACCGCAACTACCGCCTCGAGGTGGAGTACCGTTTCACCGGCACGCCGGGCAATGCCGGTGTGCTGGTGCACGCCTCCACGCCGCGCGCGCTCTACGCGATGTTCCCGAAGTCCATCGAGGTGCAGATGGAATCCGGCAACGCGGGAGACTTCTGGTGCATCGTGGAGGACATCACGGTGCCCGACATGGAACGCCGACGCGGGCCGCGCGCGGAGTGGGGCATCACGGAGGGGAAGGGGCGGCGGATCCGGCACCTGGTCGACGGACGTGAGCATGCCGTCGGTGAGTGGAACCGGATCGTGATCGAGGCGTCCGGCCGCGCGATCACCGTCTGGGTGAACGGCACGCTGGTGAACCGGGGCACGCGCGCCACCGCCGATCGCGGGCAGATCGCCCTCCAGTCCGAGGGCGCACCACTGGAGATCCGGTCCGTGCGCCTCACCCCGATGCGCGCGCGCCGCTGA